In Gimesia chilikensis, the following proteins share a genomic window:
- the groL gene encoding chaperonin GroEL (60 kDa chaperone family; promotes refolding of misfolded polypeptides especially under stressful conditions; forms two stacked rings of heptamers to form a barrel-shaped 14mer; ends can be capped by GroES; misfolded proteins enter the barrel where they are refolded when GroES binds), with protein MAKMIAFDQEAQEAMRRGISKLAKAVRVTLGPKGRNVILEKSFGSPTVTKDGVSVAREIELSDKFEDMGARMVREVASKTSDIAGDGTTTATIMAEAIYNEGLKSVVAGVSPIAMKRGMDKAVEDIVDKLHKMSIECKNKKAISQVGKVASNGDEEIGKILADAMEQVGKDGVITVEEGQSLQTSFEVVEGMQFDRGYLSPYFVTDPQSMSCELEDCYVLVHEKKISNIKDLVPVLEKVVNAGKPLLIIAEDIEGEALSTLVINKLRGTFRCSAVKAPGYGDRRKAMLQDIAIMVGGQAIFEDLGIQLENLQLSDLGVAKKVTVDKDNTTIIEGGGKPGEIKARIDQIRRELENSTSDYDKEKLEERIAKLSGGVAQINVGAATESEMKEKKARVEDALHAVRAAVAEGILPGGGVALLRSSSACKPTGLSEEEKVGYEIILRACRAPLTSIANNAGDDGSVVCEKVSELEGNMGYNAATSKYEDLVKTGIIDPTRVTRSALQNSASVSTLLLTSDALIAEKGKDDHGDDDLH; from the coding sequence ATGGCAAAAATGATTGCCTTCGATCAGGAAGCTCAGGAAGCGATGCGACGCGGCATCAGCAAGCTGGCAAAAGCGGTTCGTGTCACTCTCGGGCCAAAAGGTCGTAACGTCATTCTCGAGAAAAGCTTTGGTTCTCCAACTGTAACCAAAGACGGTGTATCTGTTGCCCGCGAAATCGAACTGTCTGACAAGTTCGAAGACATGGGTGCCCGCATGGTGCGTGAAGTTGCCAGCAAAACATCTGACATTGCCGGTGACGGAACCACAACTGCAACCATCATGGCTGAAGCGATCTACAACGAAGGCTTGAAGTCTGTTGTTGCCGGCGTCAGCCCGATTGCCATGAAGCGTGGCATGGACAAAGCTGTCGAAGACATCGTGGACAAACTTCACAAGATGTCCATCGAGTGCAAAAACAAAAAGGCCATCTCTCAGGTTGGTAAAGTCGCTTCTAACGGCGATGAAGAAATCGGCAAGATCCTGGCTGACGCTATGGAGCAGGTCGGTAAAGATGGCGTGATCACCGTTGAAGAAGGACAGAGCCTGCAGACCAGCTTCGAAGTTGTCGAAGGGATGCAGTTCGATCGTGGTTACCTCTCACCTTACTTCGTGACCGATCCTCAGAGCATGTCTTGCGAACTGGAAGACTGCTACGTGCTGGTACACGAAAAGAAGATTTCCAACATCAAGGACCTGGTTCCTGTTCTGGAAAAAGTGGTTAACGCCGGCAAGCCGCTGCTGATCATCGCTGAAGACATCGAAGGCGAAGCCCTCTCGACTCTCGTGATCAACAAGCTGCGTGGTACTTTCCGCTGCAGTGCTGTCAAAGCTCCTGGTTACGGTGACCGTCGTAAAGCCATGCTGCAGGACATCGCCATCATGGTTGGTGGTCAGGCCATTTTCGAAGACCTCGGAATTCAGCTGGAAAACCTGCAGCTGTCTGACCTGGGCGTCGCTAAGAAAGTGACCGTCGACAAAGACAATACCACCATCATCGAAGGTGGTGGAAAGCCAGGCGAAATCAAAGCCCGTATCGACCAGATTCGTCGCGAACTGGAAAACTCCACCAGCGACTACGACAAAGAAAAACTGGAAGAACGGATTGCCAAGCTGTCCGGTGGTGTTGCCCAGATCAACGTGGGTGCCGCTACAGAAAGCGAAATGAAAGAAAAGAAAGCACGTGTCGAAGACGCTCTGCACGCTGTACGGGCTGCAGTTGCTGAAGGGATTCTTCCCGGTGGTGGCGTTGCTCTGCTGCGAAGCTCTTCTGCCTGCAAACCAACCGGTCTGTCTGAAGAAGAAAAAGTGGGTTACGAAATCATTCTGCGTGCCTGCCGTGCTCCACTGACTTCGATCGCCAACAATGCCGGCGACGATGGTAGCGTTGTTTGCGAAAAGGTTTCGGAATTGGAAGGCAACATGGGCTACAATGCCGCCACTTCCAAGTACGAAGATCTGGTCAAAACCGGGATCATTGA
- the groES gene encoding co-chaperone GroES codes for MAKKAAKASKGARIVPLGDKVVLKREVAESTTAGGIVLPDSAQNKPQRGEVVAVGDGHVKSDGTKLPLTVKEGDRVIFSPYGGDEIKIGGEEYLLLRESDILATY; via the coding sequence ATGGCGAAGAAGGCTGCCAAAGCAAGCAAAGGCGCCCGTATTGTCCCTCTTGGTGACAAAGTCGTTCTGAAAAGAGAAGTTGCAGAATCAACCACCGCAGGTGGGATTGTTTTACCAGACAGTGCCCAGAATAAACCACAGCGTGGTGAAGTGGTCGCCGTGGGAGATGGACACGTCAAATCTGACGGAACCAAGCTGCCATTGACGGTAAAAGAGGGCGACCGTGTCATTTTCAGCCCTTATGGCGGGGATGAAATCAAAATCGGCGGAGAAGAATACCTGCTGCTCCGCGAAAGTGACATTCTGGCAACTTACTAG
- a CDS encoding tetratricopeptide repeat protein — MPEPYSSTSNNNSPYLNLNTLIQHARELASQGKFGEARALFYADEFEGPDWQRQLGLGEFLLSTGQTADAIEPFSLVLDYAHQTDEKSLRSVACHNLAIAYRELGYSQLAAQFQQYSIAWGDLRSADHQTLESEIHHLSEHAACDLTGRANDAILQQDYQLAEQLLNISLGREILDGDADAQAADWGNLGILQGLQGNHLRAIVYLRKAYQLHQQTQNHSALGQDLIHLAEVFQLTGRLKRAARCLQRAINCFSQCNSQGNAEQEACARLHELQRLLAVQQHDPLLN, encoded by the coding sequence GTGCCTGAGCCATATTCCTCTACATCTAACAACAACAGCCCCTACCTGAATCTGAATACCCTGATCCAGCATGCACGTGAACTGGCATCACAGGGAAAGTTCGGCGAGGCCCGTGCACTTTTTTATGCAGACGAATTTGAGGGACCAGACTGGCAACGCCAGCTGGGACTGGGGGAATTTCTCTTGTCGACGGGCCAGACTGCTGATGCGATAGAACCATTCTCGCTGGTCCTGGATTATGCACACCAGACCGATGAAAAATCACTTCGCTCAGTTGCCTGCCACAACCTGGCGATCGCCTATCGTGAACTGGGATATTCGCAACTCGCGGCCCAGTTTCAGCAATATTCGATCGCCTGGGGGGACCTTCGCTCCGCTGATCATCAGACTCTCGAATCAGAAATCCATCATTTGTCCGAACATGCAGCCTGCGATCTGACAGGCAGGGCAAACGACGCGATCTTGCAGCAGGACTATCAGCTTGCCGAACAACTACTGAACATTTCGCTTGGCCGAGAGATACTCGACGGCGATGCGGATGCCCAGGCCGCAGACTGGGGCAACCTTGGTATCTTACAGGGTTTACAAGGGAACCATCTCCGCGCTATCGTCTACCTGCGTAAGGCATATCAACTCCATCAACAGACGCAAAACCATTCTGCCCTGGGACAGGACCTGATCCATCTTGCGGAAGTTTTCCAGTTAACCGGTCGCCTGAAACGCGCCGCACGTTGCCTGCAGCGGGCAATCAACTGTTTCTCCCAATGCAACAGCCAGGGGAACGCGGAACAAGAGGCGTGCGCCCGTTTACATGAATTGCAACGATTACTCGCCGTCCAGCAGCATGATCCTTTGCTGAACTGA
- the tatC gene encoding twin-arginine translocase subunit TatC, whose product MKPQSHDLFDESTMSFGDHLEALRIHLWKALIGLAICVVLALFIGHKIVAVVRAPIDSALKEYNLDKLPEEESPEQQKSIEDLIASLSAQENPSAENKALQKILQDYQYRLNNLEDTMAEPVTLAVQEAFTTIYLKVSFVAGLVMASPWVIYQIWLFVAAGLYPHERKYVYIYLPISIFLFLGGALFCFYAVFPFVLNFLLGFNKLLGVNPQIRLSEWISFAITLPLMFGLSFQLPLIMLFLERISVFEVKDYIEKTRMAILVISIISMLMTPADPMSMLLMMLPLLLLYGLGIAMCKYFPSANASPFESPDTP is encoded by the coding sequence ATGAAACCACAGTCTCACGATCTATTTGACGAATCGACGATGAGCTTCGGAGATCACCTCGAAGCCCTGCGAATCCACCTCTGGAAGGCATTAATTGGACTGGCGATCTGTGTGGTCCTGGCCCTGTTTATCGGACATAAAATCGTTGCGGTCGTACGGGCTCCCATCGATTCTGCTTTGAAAGAGTACAACCTGGACAAGCTCCCTGAAGAAGAGTCGCCAGAACAGCAGAAAAGCATTGAAGACCTGATCGCGAGCCTGAGTGCCCAGGAGAATCCCTCTGCGGAAAACAAGGCGCTGCAGAAAATTCTGCAGGACTATCAGTACCGGCTCAATAACCTCGAAGACACGATGGCAGAGCCGGTAACGCTGGCGGTTCAAGAAGCGTTTACCACAATTTACCTCAAGGTCTCTTTTGTCGCCGGACTGGTAATGGCCAGTCCCTGGGTGATCTATCAGATCTGGCTGTTCGTGGCTGCGGGGCTCTACCCGCATGAACGCAAGTATGTCTATATCTACCTCCCGATCAGTATCTTTCTATTTCTCGGTGGTGCCCTGTTCTGTTTCTATGCGGTCTTTCCGTTTGTGCTCAACTTCCTGCTTGGGTTCAACAAACTGCTGGGCGTGAATCCACAGATCCGGCTTTCGGAATGGATCAGCTTTGCAATTACACTCCCCCTGATGTTCGGTCTGAGCTTCCAGTTACCACTGATCATGCTCTTCCTGGAACGCATCTCCGTCTTCGAAGTCAAAGATTACATCGAGAAAACCCGCATGGCCATCCTCGTAATTTCCATCATCTCGATGCTGATGACCCCCGCTGATCCGATGAGTATGCTGCTGATGATGCTGCCGTTATTGCTACTTTATGGACTGGGAATCGCGATGTGCAAATATTTCCCCAGCGCCAACGCCAGCCCCTTTGAATCGCCAGATACCCCCTGA
- a CDS encoding dual specificity protein phosphatase family protein → MSTSTEQDAPVPTAEKPVRRHKLIKFSLLVCALIGGGVLLWEGLLEDRLVAKRFGVVEPGKIYRSGQISSHLIEPVLRENKIEKVIALNGSDLQKPYLKTEVETAKKLHIDHQVLHLIGDGTGDVDDYAEAVAELMRCEKAGKPVLVHCAAGAQRTGGVVAAYRMLVQKKSPEEAYRELLLYDWKPHKDQALINYLNQNLAELSKRLEQKVDWYEPPAEIPVIGK, encoded by the coding sequence ATGAGTACCAGCACTGAGCAGGATGCGCCTGTGCCAACCGCCGAGAAACCAGTTCGGCGACATAAACTGATTAAATTCTCCCTTCTGGTGTGCGCACTGATTGGTGGCGGAGTCCTGCTCTGGGAGGGCCTGCTGGAAGACCGCCTGGTAGCGAAACGCTTTGGCGTCGTAGAACCGGGTAAAATCTACCGCAGCGGCCAGATCTCCAGTCACCTGATTGAGCCCGTGTTGCGGGAAAACAAAATCGAAAAGGTCATCGCACTCAACGGCAGCGACTTACAGAAGCCTTACCTGAAAACCGAAGTGGAAACCGCTAAGAAACTGCACATCGACCACCAGGTGCTGCATCTGATTGGCGACGGAACCGGCGATGTTGACGATTACGCGGAAGCGGTTGCTGAACTCATGCGTTGTGAAAAAGCAGGTAAACCGGTTCTGGTCCATTGTGCCGCTGGTGCACAGCGAACCGGTGGTGTTGTTGCCGCTTATCGCATGCTGGTCCAGAAAAAGTCCCCTGAAGAAGCGTATCGGGAACTGCTGCTCTACGACTGGAAACCACACAAAGACCAGGCACTCATCAATTACCTGAACCAGAACCTGGCAGAGCTTTCCAAACGGCTCGAACAGAAAGTCGACTGGTATGAGCCGCCAGCCGAGATCCCTGTGATTGGGAAGTAA
- the ppk2 gene encoding polyphosphate kinase 2 produces the protein MGSSKTDKQEQEAALMPVTWHRKLPQDVVPEEIQNKVKAAHKRDILCEKYPYRKKLKRPEYEEQLVPLQIELLKLQRWVELNGERIVLLFEGRDAAGKGGTIKRFTEHLNPRGARVVALPKPSDTQQGQWYFQRYIEHLPTEGEIVFFDRSWYNRGVVEPVMGFCRPTEHHTFLREAPQLENMLVNSGIHLFKLWFSVSREEQYRRFKSRETDQLKQWKLSPIDVKSLGMWDEYTNAQNAMFMATDTKACPWTVIRSDDKKRARLNCIRYVLNALNYPHKDESLVSDYDSAIIGPKEVIYDTSEW, from the coding sequence ATGGGCTCGTCCAAAACAGACAAACAGGAACAGGAAGCGGCGCTCATGCCGGTCACCTGGCATCGGAAACTTCCCCAGGATGTCGTACCGGAAGAAATCCAGAACAAGGTAAAGGCAGCGCATAAACGGGATATCCTCTGCGAGAAATACCCCTACCGCAAGAAACTGAAACGACCGGAATACGAAGAACAGTTAGTGCCTCTACAGATTGAACTGTTAAAACTGCAGCGTTGGGTCGAACTGAATGGCGAACGGATTGTGCTGTTGTTTGAAGGACGAGATGCCGCCGGCAAGGGGGGCACGATCAAACGTTTCACCGAACACCTCAACCCCCGGGGTGCCCGGGTTGTCGCCTTGCCCAAACCGAGTGATACCCAGCAAGGCCAATGGTATTTTCAGCGATACATCGAGCATTTGCCCACAGAAGGAGAAATCGTCTTCTTTGACCGTTCCTGGTACAACCGGGGCGTCGTCGAACCGGTGATGGGGTTTTGCCGCCCGACCGAGCACCACACCTTTCTCCGCGAGGCACCACAGCTGGAAAACATGCTGGTCAATTCGGGCATTCACCTGTTCAAGCTCTGGTTCTCTGTCAGCCGCGAAGAACAGTACCGCCGTTTCAAGTCACGAGAAACCGATCAACTTAAGCAGTGGAAACTCAGCCCCATCGACGTCAAGAGCCTGGGCATGTGGGACGAATACACCAATGCCCAGAATGCGATGTTCATGGCGACGGATACCAAAGCCTGTCCGTGGACAGTCATTCGTTCCGACGACAAAAAGCGCGCCCGGCTGAACTGCATACGATATGTGTTGAACGCGCTTAACTATCCACACAAGGATGAAAGCCTGGTCTCGGACTATGATTCCGCGATCATCGGGCCCAAGGAAGTCATCTACGACACCAGTGAGTGGTAG
- a CDS encoding exo-beta-N-acetylmuramidase NamZ domain-containing protein, which produces MNPQRLSEIDFVVERGLARDSMPGAVVLVGFKGKIVFLKAYGYRQVKPEKRAMTTDTVFDLASLTKPIATATSVMKLVEQGKLKLSDPVSKYIPEFAVNGKQDITIYQLLTHQGGLIPDNSIKDYLDGPETAMQRIYDLNLYYEPGTRFAYTDVGFILLGDIVKRISGDSVHEFSQKNVFQPLGMQETGYLPADNLKQRAATTQERDGHWMQGEVHDPRAYRLGGVAGHAGLFSTAEDLAVYAQMMLNQGSLDGTRVLKPETIDLMTRGYPVVDDIRGLGWDSLSRYSSNRGDLFSPRAFGHGGFTGTAIWMDPAQDLFVIFLSNRVHPDGKGSVNSLAGRIGTIAAAAITGQPAATAEVKVASKANLDVLTGIDVLKREQFKSLNGKRIGLITNHTGLTREGESTVQVLNDAPQVQLKTLFSPEHGFAGKLDVSKIGDSTDAKTGLKIFSLYGKTRTPTPESLQDLDALVFDIQDIGARFYTYISTMGNAMRAAKQQGIKFIVLDRPNPINGVDYAGPVLDEGAQSFVGYHRIPVRHGMTAGELARMFNKEMQIGADLQVIKLQNWKREMYYDETGLTWVNPSPNMRSLNQAVLYPGIGLLETTNLSVGRGTDTPFEWIGAPWLKGMQLAEALNRSGLPGVRFVPVEFTPESSKFSGELCGGVNFIVTDREQFKPVQTGLEIAIQLRKQFPQEWETRNFNRLLGNQRVFDAVLQGESLMQIRSGYQQDLAEFGVRRARFLMY; this is translated from the coding sequence ATGAACCCGCAGCGACTGTCCGAAATTGATTTTGTCGTCGAACGTGGTCTGGCGCGAGATTCGATGCCCGGAGCCGTGGTGCTCGTCGGATTTAAGGGCAAAATTGTTTTCCTCAAAGCCTACGGCTATCGTCAGGTGAAACCCGAAAAACGGGCCATGACGACCGATACCGTCTTTGACCTGGCCTCCCTGACGAAACCGATCGCGACCGCGACCAGCGTGATGAAGCTGGTCGAGCAGGGGAAGCTGAAACTCAGTGATCCAGTATCGAAATACATCCCGGAGTTTGCCGTCAACGGCAAGCAGGATATCACCATCTATCAGCTGCTGACGCATCAGGGAGGCCTGATCCCGGATAACTCCATTAAAGATTATCTGGATGGTCCCGAGACTGCGATGCAGAGGATCTATGATCTCAATCTATACTACGAACCGGGAACACGGTTTGCCTACACCGATGTCGGCTTCATCCTCCTGGGAGATATTGTGAAACGAATCAGCGGAGATTCGGTGCATGAGTTTTCTCAGAAAAACGTATTCCAGCCCCTGGGGATGCAGGAAACCGGATACCTGCCGGCAGACAACCTGAAACAGCGGGCCGCAACAACGCAGGAACGGGACGGACACTGGATGCAGGGGGAAGTCCATGATCCGCGTGCTTATCGACTCGGAGGCGTCGCCGGGCATGCGGGCCTGTTTTCGACTGCTGAAGATCTGGCGGTTTACGCCCAGATGATGTTGAACCAGGGGAGCCTTGATGGTACCCGCGTTCTGAAACCGGAAACGATCGATCTCATGACGCGTGGCTATCCTGTCGTCGATGACATTCGAGGCCTGGGTTGGGACAGCCTGTCGCGTTATTCCTCGAACCGGGGCGACCTGTTTTCCCCACGTGCGTTCGGGCATGGCGGATTCACGGGAACTGCAATCTGGATGGATCCCGCGCAGGATCTGTTCGTGATTTTTCTCAGCAATCGAGTACACCCCGACGGGAAAGGCTCTGTCAATTCTCTGGCGGGACGGATTGGTACGATTGCCGCTGCGGCGATTACCGGACAACCGGCAGCGACAGCGGAAGTCAAAGTTGCCTCAAAAGCCAACCTGGATGTACTGACCGGAATTGATGTCCTGAAGCGGGAGCAGTTCAAGTCATTAAATGGGAAACGCATCGGCCTGATCACAAATCATACTGGACTCACCCGCGAAGGCGAGAGTACGGTGCAGGTTCTCAATGATGCACCACAGGTACAGTTGAAAACCCTCTTCAGTCCCGAGCATGGCTTTGCCGGTAAACTGGACGTGTCGAAAATTGGCGATTCCACTGACGCGAAGACAGGACTGAAAATCTTCAGCCTGTACGGCAAAACTCGCACACCCACGCCGGAAAGTCTGCAAGACCTGGATGCACTGGTGTTCGACATCCAGGATATCGGGGCGCGGTTTTATACATATATCTCTACCATGGGAAATGCGATGCGGGCTGCGAAACAGCAGGGCATCAAATTTATTGTACTGGATCGGCCGAACCCGATTAATGGCGTCGATTACGCAGGACCCGTGCTGGACGAAGGAGCTCAATCGTTTGTCGGTTACCACCGCATACCCGTGCGCCATGGCATGACGGCGGGCGAACTGGCCCGGATGTTCAATAAGGAAATGCAGATTGGCGCCGACCTGCAGGTCATCAAGCTGCAAAACTGGAAGCGGGAGATGTATTACGACGAGACCGGGCTGACCTGGGTCAACCCCTCTCCCAATATGCGGAGTCTGAATCAGGCCGTTCTGTATCCCGGTATCGGTTTACTGGAGACGACGAATCTGTCCGTCGGACGTGGAACCGATACGCCCTTCGAATGGATCGGGGCTCCCTGGCTGAAAGGCATGCAGCTGGCTGAAGCGTTGAACCGGTCAGGATTACCGGGTGTACGATTTGTGCCGGTTGAGTTCACTCCGGAATCGAGTAAATTTTCCGGGGAACTGTGTGGCGGTGTTAATTTTATTGTCACCGACCGGGAGCAGTTCAAACCGGTCCAGACCGGCCTGGAGATTGCCATCCAGTTACGGAAACAGTTTCCCCAGGAGTGGGAGACACGGAATTTCAATCGACTGCTGGGAAATCAGCGTGTCTTTGATGCCGTGCTGCAGGGAGAGTCTCTGATGCAGATTCGCTCCGGTTACCAGCAGGATCTGGCAGAGTTCGGTGTCCGGCGGGCCAGATTTCTCATGTATTAA
- a CDS encoding NAD+ synthase — protein sequence MKIALAQLNPTVGDLRGNCQRILEAVQRVEQAGAELVLFSELVVCGYPPKDILLREGFIAACDRAVEKLAQEIPADIGVIVGHPTGRDLPGRRMANAASLLYQGAVVECVHKLLLPNYDVFDEQRYFRHAEQEQICPVTFRGLKLGLHICEDAWWGQPDTFYHDQPVQLPDPVRILAEAGSDLLINISASPFEIDKRKRRQQIIQSHVDRYSIPYLFVNQVGGNDDLVFDGHSFVLDQNSQLQLQMAGFKEDLQLFDTEAAVESPLEISPLSREEQLFDALVLGLRDYMQKCGFTDCVLGLSGGIDSALAAAVAAEAIGPQHVHGLLLPSRYSSDHSVADSLALAENLGIDYETVPIDSVHQAFENLPVIGDDLREAPAGLADQNLQARIRGANVMVRSNQHGWMALATGNKSELAMGYCTLYGDMAGGFAVLCDVLKCDVYLVSRYVNQRAGRIVIPENILDKAPSAELAPNQVDQDSLPPYDVLDGILKGLIEDERSVRSMSEQYPRETVQWVANRLDRNEFKRRQMPPGIKLSTRAFGSGRRMPMAARFHWDDE from the coding sequence GTGAAAATTGCTTTGGCCCAGCTGAACCCGACGGTAGGTGACCTGCGCGGAAACTGTCAGCGAATCTTGGAAGCAGTGCAACGAGTTGAACAGGCCGGCGCTGAACTGGTCCTGTTTTCGGAACTGGTTGTCTGCGGATATCCCCCCAAAGACATCCTGCTGAGAGAAGGTTTCATCGCCGCCTGTGACCGGGCGGTCGAAAAACTGGCACAGGAAATCCCCGCCGATATCGGCGTGATAGTAGGGCATCCGACCGGACGAGATCTTCCCGGCAGACGCATGGCAAACGCGGCCAGCCTGCTCTATCAGGGAGCTGTCGTGGAATGCGTGCACAAGCTGCTGCTGCCTAATTACGATGTCTTTGATGAACAGCGCTATTTCCGCCATGCCGAGCAGGAGCAGATCTGCCCCGTCACTTTTCGTGGACTCAAACTGGGCCTGCACATCTGCGAAGATGCCTGGTGGGGGCAACCCGATACTTTTTACCATGATCAGCCGGTGCAACTTCCCGACCCGGTTCGAATCCTCGCCGAAGCCGGTTCCGATCTGCTGATCAATATCTCTGCCAGTCCGTTTGAAATCGACAAACGAAAACGGCGGCAGCAGATCATTCAGTCGCATGTGGATCGTTACTCAATCCCTTACCTGTTCGTCAACCAGGTGGGGGGCAACGATGATCTGGTGTTTGACGGGCACAGCTTCGTCCTGGATCAGAATAGTCAGCTTCAATTGCAGATGGCCGGCTTCAAAGAAGATTTGCAGCTGTTTGATACTGAGGCGGCCGTTGAATCGCCTCTCGAAATTTCACCCCTGTCCCGTGAAGAGCAGTTGTTCGATGCCCTGGTGCTGGGCCTGCGGGATTATATGCAGAAGTGTGGATTCACCGATTGCGTTCTCGGCCTTTCGGGGGGCATCGACAGCGCTCTGGCTGCAGCAGTCGCAGCCGAGGCCATCGGCCCACAGCATGTGCATGGTCTGCTGCTTCCCAGTCGGTACAGCAGCGATCACAGTGTGGCGGATTCACTGGCACTGGCAGAGAACCTGGGTATCGATTACGAAACCGTGCCCATTGATTCAGTGCATCAGGCATTTGAGAATCTGCCTGTTATCGGCGATGATTTACGCGAAGCACCTGCAGGGCTGGCAGATCAGAATCTGCAGGCGCGTATTCGCGGAGCTAACGTGATGGTTCGCAGCAATCAACATGGGTGGATGGCTTTAGCGACCGGTAACAAGAGCGAACTGGCCATGGGATACTGCACGCTGTATGGCGACATGGCCGGAGGTTTCGCCGTACTCTGTGATGTGCTGAAATGCGATGTCTACCTGGTTTCGCGTTATGTTAACCAGCGTGCCGGCCGCATTGTGATTCCGGAGAACATTCTGGATAAGGCACCCAGTGCAGAGCTGGCACCGAATCAGGTCGATCAGGACTCACTGCCCCCTTATGATGTTCTGGACGGGATTCTGAAAGGTTTGATCGAAGACGAACGTTCCGTGCGGAGCATGTCGGAACAGTATCCACGTGAGACCGTTCAATGGGTTGCCAACCGCCTGGATCGGAATGAATTTAAACGTCGACAGATGCCGCCTGGCATCAAACTGTCAACCCGGGCCTTCGGATCAGGTCGTCGTATGCCGATGGCGGCCCGCTTTCACTGGGACGATGAGTAA